ACTTATATCTACGTAGTAGAGTATGGATTCTGGGATGATACCGGGAAAGTAGTGATAGAAAAGAAACAGGGTTCTTTTACCCTGATACGATAATAAAAAAGGGCCGCTCAAATGAGCGGCCCTTTCAATTTTATGCTTTCTCTAAAGATTAGAGGTTTGCCTGAATTTTCTTTTCCAGTACAGATCTTGGAACAGCGCCCACCTGCTTGTCTACCACCTGGCCATTTTTGATGAACAGGATAGCAGGAATGCTGGTAATGCCGTAGTTCATGGAGATCTGAGGGTTGTTGTCTACATTCACTTTACCTACGTTCACTTTACCATCGTAGTCTTTAGACAATTCTTCGATCACTGGTCCGATTGCGCGGCAAGGACCACACCATTCTGCCCAAAAGTCTACCACGGTTAATTTATCCGAATTCAATACACTGGATTGAAAGTTCGCATCTGTGAATTCTAAAGCCATTTTTATAGATTTAAAAGTTTATAATTTCTATGATTGGTTTCTGTGTTTCGCTCTGCAATATATGCAAAAACTAAACCGGTGTAAAAGTACTGCTTTTTTGACACGCCTACTTATTGATTGTGTCAATATAGATATCGATATCCGGCTGTTTCATTAAGAACTGCGCCAGTTCGTCATTCATCTCAATATGCCGGTTAAAAGTATGCAGTTTTACGGTCAGATCTTCCTGCCGGTCTATCAACTGCATGTAAATCTCACATTTCCCCGGGTTTTTAGCCGCGTTGTCCACCAGGAAGTCGATAATCTCCGGCGTAATGTGCTGCGGCATGGTAACCAGCCCTAATTTCTTCGTATGAGCCCTTTTTACCTCCTGTAGCAGGTGCATGCCCTGGATCTTGAATTCGTACTCGTTTTCGTTAAAACGCTTGGATTTGAAGGCGCCATTCACATATAAACAGAGTCCCGCCTTGAAATGGGTGGTGAATTTCAGAAAATCCTCACTCCAGAGGGCAAATTCGAACTTCCCTGTCATATCCTCCAGGGTCATGATGCCGAACTGTTTATTGTTCCGGGAGATCCTTTCCACCGCGCTGGTCACAAAAACAGCCATGCGGAAGGAGCGTTCCCGGCCCTTATTGTTGTCAGAAGCCACAGAAATGAGGTTCTGGTAGTCCAGCACCTCCTGGATGGTGTTCATATTGTAATACTTCATCTCAAACTTATAATCGTCCAGCGGATGCCCGGAGATATAGATCCCCGTCACATCCCTTTCATTATTAAGTTTGATGGTCAGCGGCCACTGATCGCAGTTGGGGATCTTGGGCGGCTGGATGTCCAGCATCATGTCATCTCCAAAGAGGCCGCCTGAATTCTGGCTGCCGGCCTGTACCTGCTGCCCGAACTTCACGATCTTATCCAGCCCGGTGGTGTTATCACCATCTGCTTTGTAGAAGTATTGTGCCCGGTGCAGTTCCGGGAAGCAATCGAAGGCGCCTGACATGGCCAGGGCTTCCATAGACTTCTTGTTCACCGCACGTTGGTTCACCCGCTTCACCATATCGAAAATGGTAGCGTATGGCCCGTCTTTTTCCCGTTCTTCAATAATGCTTTCAATAGCTGCTTCACCCACACCTTTCAGGCCAGCCAGTCCAAAACGTACCTGGCCTCTTTTATTCACGGCAAAACCTTTGTAAGATTCGTTCACATCAGGTGGCAATACATCCAGGCCCATGCGTTTACATTCTTCCATGAAGAAGGTGATCTTTTCCAGGTTACTGGCGTTGTTCAGTACAGCAGCCATGTATTCAGCAGGGTAGTGGGCTTTGAGATAAGCCGTCTGGTAAGCCACAAAGGCATAACAGGTGGAGTGGGATTTGTTGAACGCGTAGGAGGCGAATGCTTCCCAGTCCGTCCAGACCTTATCACACATTTTCAGATCATGGCCGTTCTCTTTACAGCCTGCCATGAACTGTGCTTTCATTTTATCCAGTACCGCCTTCTGTTTCTTACCCATGGCCTTCCGCAGTACGTCCGCATCACCTTTGGAGAAGTTAGCCATCTTCTGGCTGAGCAGCATCACCTGTTCCTGGTATACGTTGATCCCGTAGGTTTCTGCGAGGTATTCTTCCATGATGGGCACATCGTACACCACCGGCTCCAATCCGTGCTTACGGCGGATAAAGGTGGGGATGTATTCCAACGGGCCGGGGCGGTACAAGGCGTTCATGGCAATGAGGTCAGCAAACTTATCCGGCTTCAGCTCGCGGAGGTACTTTTGCATCCCCGGGCTTTCAAACTGGAAAGTACCGTTGGTTTCTGCTTTCTGGTATAATTCGTAGGTGAGGGCATCATCCAGCGGAATATCATCTATCACAATGTCTATACCATGGTTCTTTTTAATAAGCTGGAGAGCATTCTTGATAATGGTGAGGGTCTTCAGACCCAAAAAGTCCATCTTGATCACGCCGGCGCTTTCAATGATGTTTCCTTCAAACTGGGTCACCAGCAGGTCGGAATCTTTCGCTACCGCAACGGGGATCAGTTCAGAGAGGTCCTGCGGCGCAATGATGATACCCGCCGCGTGGATACCGGTGTTCCGTACGGAACCTTCCAGTACGCAGGCTTCCCGGAGCACCTCTGCCTGCAGATCGTTTCCTTTGATCAGTTCCCGGAGTTTCTTCACATTTTCAATATCCTCACCGGCCAACCCTTCTTTTTCCTGGAGGCTTTTTTCACCTTCCAGCGGCGCGTTGAAAATGCGGGAGAGCTGAATACCGGGTTTATCCGGTACCATTTTGGCCAGGATGTTGGATTCCATGAGTGGCAGGTCCATTACACGGGCTACGTCTTTGATACTCATTTTAGCCGCCATGGTACCGTAGGTGATGATCTGCGCTACCTGTTGCTTGCCGTATTTCTCAACAACGTAATCAATTACTTTCTGACGGCCTTCATCATCGAAGTCCGTATCAATATCCGGCATGCTCTTACGTTCCGGGTTAAGGAAACGCTCAAACAGCAGGTCGTATTTAATAGGGTCAATATTGGTGATACCAATGCAATAAGCTACGGCAGATCCTGCCGCAGAACCACGGCCCGGGCCGATGAATACACCCAGATCACGACCGGCTTTGATAAAGTCGGATACAATGAGGAAGTAGCCGGCAAATCCCATCTTCTCAATAACATCCAGCTCAAAGTTGATACGCTCTTCAATTTCCGCCGTCATTTCTGCATAACGCTTATGCGCACCTTCCATGGTAATATGGCGGAGGTATTGGTCCTGTGTGAAAAAGTTGGCAGGGATAGGGAAGTTGGGCAGCAGAATGTCCCGCTTGAGGTCCAGCAGTTCTATCTTATCAACGATCTCATTTGTATTGTCTATCGCCTGCGGAAGATCAGAGAACAGTTTTGTCATTTCATCCGTGGTCTTGAAAAAGAACTCATCGTTATAAAATGCGAAACGTTTATTCTTTGTCATCACATCATCGTCAGAAAAGTCCTTCATAGTAGGCGTACTTTTCTTTTCGCCGGTGTTGATACAAAGCAGGATGTCGTGTGCGTTGGCGTCTTTTTTATCAACGTAGTGAGAGTCATTGGAGGCAATGATCTTCACGTTGTATTTATGTGCAAATCTTACCAGTACTTCATTCACGGTGATCTGTTCAGGAATGCCGTGGCGTTGCAGCTCTACGTAGAAGTCTTCTCCGAATATATCCAGCCACCATTTGAATTCTTTTTCCCCGGCTTCTTCTCCATAACGCAGGATAGTTCTTGGAACGGAAGCACCGAGGCAGCAGGTGGTAGCGATCAGCCCCTTATGATATTGAAGGATCAGTTCTTTATCGATACGGGGATATTTACCATACAGCCCTTCCGTGAATCCCATGGAACAGAGTTTGATGAGGTTGCGGTAACCTTCATCATTTTTTGCAAGCATCACCTGGTGGTAACGTGCATCTTTTTCTTCCCTTGTAAACTGGCGCTTGTGGCGGTTCTCCACCACATAAAATTCGCAGCCCACAATAGGCTTCACTTTCAGGCGTTTATCCTTTGGATCTTCCGGATTTAACTTGTTATTGTATGCTTCTGCAACAAATTGAAATGCACCGAACATGTTACCATGGTCAGTGATGGCAAGAGCGGGCATGTTATCCGCCATTGATTTCTTGTAGAGCGACTTAATATCGGCAGCTCCGTCCAGCAGTGAGAACTGCGTATGCACGTGCAGGTGAGAAAATTTCATTTTTTCAGATTGTATGGAAGCAGACTAAACGGCAAAAATCGACATTTTTTTTATATTGCAGACTTTTAAAACTGGTGTTCATGATTAGAAGAACGGGGAAAATGTATCTGATATTGCCAATATGCGCACTCCTGCTGGGAAGTTGCGCACTGCTGAAGCCTCGGCAGGAAACGGCAAAAGAAACAACGGCAAAACCTGCAAAAGAAAAATTAGTGTTTATTGACGGCATTGCTACTCCCCGTGAAGGTAAAACTTCTGAACATCGTACAAAAAACCGCAATACTTCTATTTACTCCGTACCTACCGGTGTAAACAGTATTGAAGAAGCCAGGCCCTGGCAATTTAAATATGCCCAGCTGCTGGACCTGCCGGTAGAAGATGTGGTGAATGAAAAACTATTTGGTTTTATTGAAGACTGGTGGGGCACTCCTTACCAGATGGGAGGAAGTTCCAAAAGCGGTATCGACTGCTCCAATTTTGTAAATACACTCATGGCTGCCGTTTTCCAGATCAACCTGGTGGGCAATTCCGTTCAACTCTATAGCCAGGTCAAAAAACTCCATAAACGTGGCGAGCTCCAGTTAGGCGACCTGGTATTCTTTGCCATCAACCGCAAAAAGCGCATTTCCCATGTAGGCATCTACCTGGAGAACGACCGTTTTGTACATGCCTCTTCCAGCGCGGGTGTTATGATCAGCGACCTGCGGGAATCTTACTGGGTAAGGTACTATGCCGGTGCCGGCAGGATCAATTAAGTACTCATTTACCGGGTAAGAGTACTATGCCGGCAGGATCAATAATACTCATCTACCAGGTAAGGGTACTATGCCGGCAGGATCAATAATACTCATCTACCAGGTAAGGGTACTATGCCGGCAGGATCAATTAACGCTTGTTTTTCATATTATCATTAAATGCAGGTTGACTTTTGTATTTTTGCCCCGTTTTAAAGCAATCTGTTAATTATGGGCTTTGATATTGCTGCGGTTAATTTCCTGTTCTTTGCCAAAAAGAAGAACGTCAACTTTACGAAAACACTCATGCTGGGGCGTCATAGCTACCAGCTGAGCGCCACCGATCTGCAGAAATGCCTGGTAAAGAATGGCCGGCCGGCCGGAGAAGCTGCGGCTTTACTCAAAGAAGACCGGGAATATGTGGAACCTTTCCTCCATTCCCTGGGTGCTGTAACCGTGCATAGTATGGATGCTTCACATTACGAGAATGCCACCCTCGTGCATGATCTGAATAAACCAATACCGGAAGAACTGCAGCAGCAATATGACCTGGTGATAGATGCCGGTACGCTGGAACATGTATTTAATTTCCCGCAGGCCATCAGCAATGCCATGCAAATGGTAAAACCAGGCGGTCACTTCCTGAGCATCAACATTGCTAATAACTTCTTCGGACATGGGTTTTACCAGTTCAGCCCGGAGCTGTTCTACCGCGTATTATCACCGGAGAATGGATATGCAATGGAACAAGTGTATTTCACCACCACGCGCCCCTTTGCGCCCTGGTATGAAGTGCCTGATCCTAAAGTAGTGAAGAGCAGGATCCTGCTGGAAAATGCAAGGCAATCCTACCTGCTGGTGCTGGCAAAGAAAACGGCGCATCAGCCTTTATTCACCACCACACCGCAGCAGAGTGACTATGAATTCATTCTCTGGCAGCAGGAGGGTACACAGGAGGCTAAAAGCAAAGGTGCCATTCAATCTCTCGCAGCTATGCTGCCCGAAACATGGAAGGATAAAATACGGCAATGGCGGAAGGCTGTCAGGGATAAAAGGTTGCAGGTGATCACCAAAGATTACGGCAACGGGCTAAAAGATTTTTTCAGGAAAGTAAATAACTAAGTTATGGATCTGGTACAGCAACAATACTGGGATGATGCCTACAATAACTTCAGCTATTTCGTAGCGGACGATATCGTTACGCAATGGATGGATAAACATGCCGCTTACCTGAAAAAAGGAGGACAGTTATTTGAACTGGGATGTTTTCCCGGAAGATATATGGCGCACCTGGGTAAAATGGGCCTTGTTGTGAACGGGATGGACCTTGCACCCAATATGGATGAAGGTTTCACCGCCTGGCTGCAAAAGCAGGGGGTTCAAACCGGCAAACTGGAAAGAGGGGATGTACTGGCCTATGCTGCTAACTCCGGGGACAGGTATGATGTGGTCTGCTCTTTTGGATTCATTGAACACTTTCAGAATTTTTCAGAGATCATAGCACTGCATGATAAGCTGCTGAAACCCGGCGGAGAACTGATGATCACTACACCTAATTTCCGTGGCGGGCTGCAACAGTTCCTGCACCGCAACCTGGATAAAGAGAACCTGGACCGCCATTACCTGCCTTCCATGAAACCGCATCTCTGGAAAGCGCAGCTGGAGCAGCTGGGATATGATGTACAGTTTGCAGGATACTTTGGCCGCTTCGATTACTGGTACGATGCCCAGGAGCGCAGCTCCCTGCAAAAGCTGGGTAATAAAGTGGTACTTAAACTTACTCCGCTGTTAAAGCAATTGCCCGATGCTGCGTTTCAATCTCCCTATTGCGGCATCCTGGCTCAAAAGCGTCAAGCATGAAGATAGCGTTACTGTTCATCTGTACCGGGAAGTACAGTATTTTCTGGAAGGATTTTTATACAAGCGCGGAACAGTATTTTGTGCCGGACGCAGACAAGGAATATTTTGTATTTACAGATGATACAGACCTGCCATTCAAAGATGCTGAGAATGTACATGTACATCACCAGGAAAAGCTGGGCTGGCCCTATGATACATTGATGCGTTTCAGCATCTTTTCCCGTGTTGAAAAAGAACTGACGGCATTTGATTATATCTTTTTCTTCAATGCCAATACGGAATTCATCAAACCTATCACAGCAGCAGAAATATTACCCACCGATGCAGAAGATGGCTTAACCGTGGTATTACATCCGGGTTATTATAATAAGCCGCTGAAAGCATTCCCTTATGAAAAAACACAGAAGAAGTCTACTGCCTATATGCCTTCAAACGAGCGCCACCAGTATTTCCAGGGATGCCTGAATGGCGGAACCGGCAAGGCTTACCTGCAACTGATCAGGCAACTCACGGAGAACACACAGAAAGACCTGGATAATGGCATCATCGCCATCTGGCATGATGAGTCACAGCTCAATAAATATGTGGCGAATAAACACCCTAAAGTACTCACACCCGGCTACGCTTACCCTGAAGGCTGGGAGCTGCCTTTTGAGAAAGCCATCCTCATGCGGGACAAAGGTCGTTTCGGCGGCAGCGCTTTTATGCGCCAGGCCCCACCGGACGCTCCGCTGAATACGCTTCAACTCATTATCCGTAAGATCAAACGTTTATTTTCTTAAGTATTTACGCACCATAGCCAAACCTTTGTGCCATGTTTCTGTAACATCCTGCGACCATTCAAAGAAGACAATAGGCCCCAGGAACACAGCCATGAACCAGGCAGTACGCAGTATCACCCGGAGGTAATGATTTTCCGGAACAATCAGGTAATAGGCTACCACCCAGCCCAGCAGGGCCAGCAGCACTACATACAGCGTTTTCATGGTGAAGGGCTGTAACTGATACATGCGTGCAAGGAAGCTGTAGCGTATAAGGGTGAAAAGGAATATGGTGATCAGTTGCGAAATGCCGGGGCCTGTGATGCCCAGGTGTGTAATGAACAGGTAAGTGAGGGGAACGCTTAATGCGATCAGTATCAGGTTGGACACAAAATCAAAACGCCACATATTGGAAGTACCGATGATCTGCCCGTTCACACCTGCCCCTAATTCTACGATCCTGCTGATGCCGTAGAAAAGAATGATATAACGGCCTTCCCAATACAATGGGTTTAAGTGGAGGATCTTGTAAGCAGATTCAAGGTTGAGCCAGATCATCATGAATATCAGGAGCGAAAAGATAAGCATGGTCATGGAAGAGCGTTTATAGATGCGCTGAATGGCATGCATATCCCTGTCTTTCCAGGCTTTGGCGAGTACGGGTACGGCAATGGCCACTACACTCCGCTGCGGCACCTGTATCACATTGCTCACATATGTATTGAATTCCAGTACGGCAGTATAAGAGAGCCCTTTGGTACTCGTGATCAGCATCGCGTCTATGTTCTGTTGCACAGCGTTGAAGATGCTGCCGCCAAAGATCCAGAGGTTGAACGTCATCATCTTATTGGCCAGCCGCCTGGTGACACTGCTTGTTTTAAAAGAGAAGTGAAGTGTGTCCTGTGATTTCAGGTACAATAACAGCACAAAAAAGAGCACCGCATATAAAAAAGCAAAAGCCCAGATGAACTGTACTGTGGTGAACAGCTGGAAGACCAGTATAACGATCAGGATGGAAGTGAGAGCACGCAGTAATACTTCCTTTAGAAAGATCGGGAAAACAGACTTATAATGGTTATAGCTGAAGTTCTCAAAGAGTGTGAACAGTAACAGGAAAAAAGAAAAAGGATAAATGAGATAGAAATATTGCAGGAATAAAGACGCCTTCTGGTATTTACGTTCAATAAGATCATGGAATACAATAGTGCCGGCTGTTACCAGCAAAAAACCCGTCATGCTAACGATCAGCACAATGCCAAAGAGGTCTCTTTTTTTGATGGGCAGATAATCCCGGTAATAAGGATAGAATTTATTGAGCAGTGTAGCCGTGCCAAAAGAGGCAAAGGCATAAAAGATCATGGAGGTACTGAAGAAGATCCTGGTAAGACCATATATCTCAGGAGGTACGTATTTACTGAAAAGGTAAGCGTTCAAAGCACCAATGGCAAAACCTATATAGGTAATGAAGGAAGAGCGGATACTTTGATTTCTGATTATTCCCATAATATTTGGCTCCGGAAGCGTAATCAACAATAATGAACGCGAAAATAGATATTTTTACGGCCAAAATGAGAAAGCTTTGATCCTTGTTCAACTGAAAGGCGGCCTGGGCAACCAGATGTTTCAATATGCAGCGGGCCGCTCCCTGGCTTTAAAATACCGCGTGCCCCTGTTGCTGGACCCGGCCAGTTACGAACCCCGGCAGGCAGGTATGTATGCGTTGAACGGGTTGAACATAGATGCTGCCGTAGCCGGGCCTGCGGACCTTGCAGCCTTCCGGCCGGGAACGATCGGCAAGGTACTTAACCGGGTATTGCCGGTGCAATTCCGCAGGGTCTATAAAGAGCCTCATTATGAATACGATCCGCAATTCCTGCAGGCGCGCCCTCCTGTATACCTCAGGGGGTACTGGCAAAGCTGGCGCTATTTTGAACCGGTGCAGGATACTATACTGAAGGATTTCACTTTCGCTCTTCCTTTTTCCCAGCAGATACTGAACAAAGCCACTGAATTACAGGCTACGGAAAGTATTGCCATGCATTTCCGCCGGGGGGATTATACAGATGCCACCACCGCGGCTTATCATGGGATCTGTGAACCAGCCTATTACGATGCTGCTGCGGCATACATGCTTACACATCATCCACAGGCGAAGTTCTATATTTTCACAAACGATCCTGCCTGGGTAAAAGATAATCTCCCGGCAGGCATTTCCCACGAGATCGTGAGCGGGGAGCTGAGCCGTACGCAGTATGAAGACCTCTTCCTGATGAGCCATTGCAGGCATCAGATCATTGCCAACAGTAGTTTCAGCTGGTGGGCAGCCTGGTTGAACAGGTATAAAGAGAAACAGGTTGTGGCGCCGGCCAAATGGTTTGCTGTTGACAACCTGAGTGCAAAAGACCTTGTTCCCGCCAGCTGGCACAGAATATAACATATGTCCGGATCACCACTCATATCAGTTTTATTACCGGTCTATAACAGTGCCGCGTTTGTTGCAGCTACGCTGCAAAGCATCCTTTCGCAAACGGAAGGGAACTTTGAATTGCTGGTGCTCAACGATGGTTCAACGGATGAAAGTGAACAGGTGATCCGGTCTTTTTCGGATAGCCGGATACGTTATTTCCATCATCCCAATATGGGACTGGTGGGTACACTTAACCGCGGGATCGCGGAAGCAAAGGGTACCTATATTGCCCGGATAGATGCGGATGATATCTGCCTGCCGGAACGTTTTGCCAAACAGGCTGCCTGGCTGGAAGCCTATCCGCAAACGGCGCTGGTTGGCTGCTTTATCACTTTTATTAATGAAGAAGGCGTAGAAACGGGTACCTGGCCGGCAGACCGGCAGAATTATACCGCAACACAGGTGCGCCGGCAACTACCTTATGTGAATTGCATAGCGCATCCCGGCGTTATGGTGCGAACAGTGGTGCTGAGACAGTATCTTTATAATCCTGTACAGCAGCATATAGAAGATTATGATCTCTGGCTGCGCATGCAGGCAAAGGGAGAGGTGATGGAGAAAGTACCGGAAGCATTGTTGCTCTACCGCGTGCACAGTGCATCTGTTACCACCGTGAATATCAAACGGCAGAACCTTTTCTTTAAGCAGTTCCATTGCAAAAGACGTTACCTGGCAGCCAGGCTGGCGAAGGGAAGTTTCAATGGTTTTGATGCGAGGGTAGTGGCAGGAATGTGTAAAGATGGTATCACCGGCATCGTTAAATGGATCAAACAAAGGATGTAATGTATCAGTGGCTCATTTTAAAAAGACAGATAGAAGGGATCTTTATTTTCCCGTTTGCTTTGCTGGGCAGGCTGATAGCACGTTTCAGACCTTTACCGGAAGAATACGACCTTTTTTTATTCTTCCCCTTTTACCATGTAGGCGGTGCAGAAAAAGTACATAGTGAAATAGCACAGTTATTCCCGGAGAAAAAGGTGATCATCTTCTTCACCAAGAAGTCTGTGAACGATGCCATGCTGCCAAAGTTTGAAGGCAGTAATATTACCATCCGGAATATTTCCCGTTATACGGATAACAAGTACCTGTACTTCAATAACCTGGTCTACCGTGGCATCATTGCTGCTTATATCAGCAGGCAGGCGAAGGTTCCTGTGGTGTTTAACGGGCAATGTAATTTCGCTTATAAGCTCAGTCCGCATGTGCCTGCCCGTATCCGGCAGGTGGAGCTGATCCATTCTTTCTGCAGCTTCTCTTACATCCGTATTCCTTTTATTCCTTTTTATACTGCCACGGTGATGATCAGCCGGGATAGTATCCGGGAGCATATTACCTTGTATAAAGCGTATAAGATCCCTAAGCTTTATGCGGATAAGATACAGCTGGTCATGAACGGAATTCCCTTACCGGCTGTGCAACCGGCATTACCTTCAAACCTGATGCTCTACGTTGGCCGCGGCACCGCGGAAAAACGCCCCTACCTCGTAGCGCGCATTGCACAGCAGGCAAATACAATTGCCGGTTTTATGGGAGCAGTGGAAGAAGCCATCCCTGCT
This DNA window, taken from Chitinophaga niabensis, encodes the following:
- the trxA gene encoding thioredoxin, yielding MALEFTDANFQSSVLNSDKLTVVDFWAEWCGPCRAIGPVIEELSKDYDGKVNVGKVNVDNNPQISMNYGITSIPAILFIKNGQVVDKQVGAVPRSVLEKKIQANL
- the dnaE gene encoding DNA polymerase III subunit alpha, encoding MKFSHLHVHTQFSLLDGAADIKSLYKKSMADNMPALAITDHGNMFGAFQFVAEAYNNKLNPEDPKDKRLKVKPIVGCEFYVVENRHKRQFTREEKDARYHQVMLAKNDEGYRNLIKLCSMGFTEGLYGKYPRIDKELILQYHKGLIATTCCLGASVPRTILRYGEEAGEKEFKWWLDIFGEDFYVELQRHGIPEQITVNEVLVRFAHKYNVKIIASNDSHYVDKKDANAHDILLCINTGEKKSTPTMKDFSDDDVMTKNKRFAFYNDEFFFKTTDEMTKLFSDLPQAIDNTNEIVDKIELLDLKRDILLPNFPIPANFFTQDQYLRHITMEGAHKRYAEMTAEIEERINFELDVIEKMGFAGYFLIVSDFIKAGRDLGVFIGPGRGSAAGSAVAYCIGITNIDPIKYDLLFERFLNPERKSMPDIDTDFDDEGRQKVIDYVVEKYGKQQVAQIITYGTMAAKMSIKDVARVMDLPLMESNILAKMVPDKPGIQLSRIFNAPLEGEKSLQEKEGLAGEDIENVKKLRELIKGNDLQAEVLREACVLEGSVRNTGIHAAGIIIAPQDLSELIPVAVAKDSDLLVTQFEGNIIESAGVIKMDFLGLKTLTIIKNALQLIKKNHGIDIVIDDIPLDDALTYELYQKAETNGTFQFESPGMQKYLRELKPDKFADLIAMNALYRPGPLEYIPTFIRRKHGLEPVVYDVPIMEEYLAETYGINVYQEQVMLLSQKMANFSKGDADVLRKAMGKKQKAVLDKMKAQFMAGCKENGHDLKMCDKVWTDWEAFASYAFNKSHSTCYAFVAYQTAYLKAHYPAEYMAAVLNNASNLEKITFFMEECKRMGLDVLPPDVNESYKGFAVNKRGQVRFGLAGLKGVGEAAIESIIEEREKDGPYATIFDMVKRVNQRAVNKKSMEALAMSGAFDCFPELHRAQYFYKADGDNTTGLDKIVKFGQQVQAGSQNSGGLFGDDMMLDIQPPKIPNCDQWPLTIKLNNERDVTGIYISGHPLDDYKFEMKYYNMNTIQEVLDYQNLISVASDNNKGRERSFRMAVFVTSAVERISRNNKQFGIMTLEDMTGKFEFALWSEDFLKFTTHFKAGLCLYVNGAFKSKRFNENEYEFKIQGMHLLQEVKRAHTKKLGLVTMPQHITPEIIDFLVDNAAKNPGKCEIYMQLIDRQEDLTVKLHTFNRHIEMNDELAQFLMKQPDIDIYIDTINK
- a CDS encoding C40 family peptidase; translated protein: MIRRTGKMYLILPICALLLGSCALLKPRQETAKETTAKPAKEKLVFIDGIATPREGKTSEHRTKNRNTSIYSVPTGVNSIEEARPWQFKYAQLLDLPVEDVVNEKLFGFIEDWWGTPYQMGGSSKSGIDCSNFVNTLMAAVFQINLVGNSVQLYSQVKKLHKRGELQLGDLVFFAINRKKRISHVGIYLENDRFVHASSSAGVMISDLRESYWVRYYAGAGRIN
- a CDS encoding class I SAM-dependent methyltransferase, whose translation is MGFDIAAVNFLFFAKKKNVNFTKTLMLGRHSYQLSATDLQKCLVKNGRPAGEAAALLKEDREYVEPFLHSLGAVTVHSMDASHYENATLVHDLNKPIPEELQQQYDLVIDAGTLEHVFNFPQAISNAMQMVKPGGHFLSINIANNFFGHGFYQFSPELFYRVLSPENGYAMEQVYFTTTRPFAPWYEVPDPKVVKSRILLENARQSYLLVLAKKTAHQPLFTTTPQQSDYEFILWQQEGTQEAKSKGAIQSLAAMLPETWKDKIRQWRKAVRDKRLQVITKDYGNGLKDFFRKVNN
- a CDS encoding class I SAM-dependent methyltransferase, which translates into the protein MDLVQQQYWDDAYNNFSYFVADDIVTQWMDKHAAYLKKGGQLFELGCFPGRYMAHLGKMGLVVNGMDLAPNMDEGFTAWLQKQGVQTGKLERGDVLAYAANSGDRYDVVCSFGFIEHFQNFSEIIALHDKLLKPGGELMITTPNFRGGLQQFLHRNLDKENLDRHYLPSMKPHLWKAQLEQLGYDVQFAGYFGRFDYWYDAQERSSLQKLGNKVVLKLTPLLKQLPDAAFQSPYCGILAQKRQA
- a CDS encoding family 6 glucosyltransferase, yielding MKIALLFICTGKYSIFWKDFYTSAEQYFVPDADKEYFVFTDDTDLPFKDAENVHVHHQEKLGWPYDTLMRFSIFSRVEKELTAFDYIFFFNANTEFIKPITAAEILPTDAEDGLTVVLHPGYYNKPLKAFPYEKTQKKSTAYMPSNERHQYFQGCLNGGTGKAYLQLIRQLTENTQKDLDNGIIAIWHDESQLNKYVANKHPKVLTPGYAYPEGWELPFEKAILMRDKGRFGGSAFMRQAPPDAPLNTLQLIIRKIKRLFS
- a CDS encoding polysaccharide biosynthesis C-terminal domain-containing protein, giving the protein MGIIRNQSIRSSFITYIGFAIGALNAYLFSKYVPPEIYGLTRIFFSTSMIFYAFASFGTATLLNKFYPYYRDYLPIKKRDLFGIVLIVSMTGFLLVTAGTIVFHDLIERKYQKASLFLQYFYLIYPFSFFLLLFTLFENFSYNHYKSVFPIFLKEVLLRALTSILIVILVFQLFTTVQFIWAFAFLYAVLFFVLLLYLKSQDTLHFSFKTSSVTRRLANKMMTFNLWIFGGSIFNAVQQNIDAMLITSTKGLSYTAVLEFNTYVSNVIQVPQRSVVAIAVPVLAKAWKDRDMHAIQRIYKRSSMTMLIFSLLIFMMIWLNLESAYKILHLNPLYWEGRYIILFYGISRIVELGAGVNGQIIGTSNMWRFDFVSNLILIALSVPLTYLFITHLGITGPGISQLITIFLFTLIRYSFLARMYQLQPFTMKTLYVVLLALLGWVVAYYLIVPENHYLRVILRTAWFMAVFLGPIVFFEWSQDVTETWHKGLAMVRKYLRK
- a CDS encoding alpha-1,2-fucosyltransferase codes for the protein MILVQLKGGLGNQMFQYAAGRSLALKYRVPLLLDPASYEPRQAGMYALNGLNIDAAVAGPADLAAFRPGTIGKVLNRVLPVQFRRVYKEPHYEYDPQFLQARPPVYLRGYWQSWRYFEPVQDTILKDFTFALPFSQQILNKATELQATESIAMHFRRGDYTDATTAAYHGICEPAYYDAAAAYMLTHHPQAKFYIFTNDPAWVKDNLPAGISHEIVSGELSRTQYEDLFLMSHCRHQIIANSSFSWWAAWLNRYKEKQVVAPAKWFAVDNLSAKDLVPASWHRI
- a CDS encoding glycosyltransferase family 2 protein, whose product is MSGSPLISVLLPVYNSAAFVAATLQSILSQTEGNFELLVLNDGSTDESEQVIRSFSDSRIRYFHHPNMGLVGTLNRGIAEAKGTYIARIDADDICLPERFAKQAAWLEAYPQTALVGCFITFINEEGVETGTWPADRQNYTATQVRRQLPYVNCIAHPGVMVRTVVLRQYLYNPVQQHIEDYDLWLRMQAKGEVMEKVPEALLLYRVHSASVTTVNIKRQNLFFKQFHCKRRYLAARLAKGSFNGFDARVVAGMCKDGITGIVKWIKQRM
- a CDS encoding glycosyltransferase family 4 protein — its product is MYQWLILKRQIEGIFIFPFALLGRLIARFRPLPEEYDLFLFFPFYHVGGAEKVHSEIAQLFPEKKVIIFFTKKSVNDAMLPKFEGSNITIRNISRYTDNKYLYFNNLVYRGIIAAYISRQAKVPVVFNGQCNFAYKLSPHVPARIRQVELIHSFCSFSYIRIPFIPFYTATVMISRDSIREHITLYKAYKIPKLYADKIQLVMNGIPLPAVQPALPSNLMLYVGRGTAEKRPYLVARIAQQANTIAGFMGAVEEAIPAELRTYCHFYGEQTDAAAIDHIYREHQVIVITSSREGFPMVIMEAMARGLAVLATDVGDIPYHVKNGENGFLLDHTKTEKELVSLAADLLDIWQSDPSLLETIARNNIAYAQEHFGMNAFAEAYRKLLL